One window from the genome of Pantoea cypripedii encodes:
- the yccS gene encoding YccS family putative transporter — MIYDALPGWRRYLFNSSLRYLLRIFFALAGCAAVPWWLQQIEWTIPLTLGVVAAALADLDDRLAGRLRNLLITLICFCIASVSVELLFPYPWAFTIGLALSTWGFILLGALGQRYATIAFGALLIAVYTMLGTGLFHQWWMQPSLLLVGALWYNLLTLIGHLIFPVRPVQEQLAASFSQLARYLDAKASLFDPDGGELDDAALIATAMANSQLVAQLNLTKSTIQSRLRGDRGSRSTRRSLHYYFVAQDIHERASSSHLQYHQLRDDWRYNEVLFRFQRLLNMQAHACRQLAENILLRQPWHHDTHFERAFERLETALARLQQSAPDEANIRALFWLLRNLRAMDAQLASIESEQKLAQPATSSDDNLSSDEISGWADIRLRISRHLTPTSALFRHAVRMTLVLCVGYGLIQLTGLHRGYWILLTSLFVCQPNYNATRRRLALRIGGTLAGIAIGLPVLWLVPSIEGQLILIVLSGVLFFAFRQIQYAQATLFITLLVLLCFNLLGEGFEVALPRVLDTLLGCGLAWLAVAFVWPDWQFRQLPAVAERTLNANCRYLDAIMEQYHQGKDNRLAYRVARRDAHNADAELASVVSNMSSEARYQQSLRENAFRMLCLNHSFLSYISALGAHRVGLSDPTLLALLDDAVCFVEDVLQIERVSDAEADRMQQALLHRLAGMKASPETQAPLVLQQLGLLIALLPEIARLRRILVAG; from the coding sequence ATGATATATGATGCTTTACCCGGCTGGCGTCGTTATCTGTTTAACAGCAGCCTGCGTTATTTACTGCGTATTTTTTTCGCCCTTGCGGGGTGCGCCGCCGTCCCCTGGTGGTTACAGCAAATTGAGTGGACCATTCCTCTCACACTCGGCGTGGTGGCCGCCGCACTGGCTGATCTCGACGATCGTCTGGCAGGACGCCTGCGTAACTTGCTGATCACCCTTATCTGTTTTTGTATCGCGTCGGTATCGGTCGAATTGCTGTTCCCCTATCCCTGGGCCTTCACCATCGGCCTGGCGCTTTCAACCTGGGGATTTATTTTGCTGGGTGCGCTTGGACAGCGCTATGCCACCATCGCCTTTGGTGCCCTGCTTATCGCAGTCTATACCATGCTGGGCACGGGCCTGTTTCACCAATGGTGGATGCAGCCATCCCTCCTGTTGGTGGGGGCTTTGTGGTACAACCTGCTGACCTTAATCGGCCATCTGATCTTCCCGGTACGCCCGGTTCAGGAACAATTGGCAGCCAGTTTTTCCCAGCTGGCGCGCTATCTGGATGCCAAAGCCAGCCTGTTTGATCCCGATGGTGGGGAGCTGGATGATGCCGCGCTGATCGCCACCGCCATGGCAAACAGTCAATTGGTGGCTCAGCTAAACCTCACCAAAAGTACCATTCAGAGTCGATTACGTGGCGACCGGGGTTCCCGCAGCACCAGGCGCAGCCTGCATTATTATTTTGTGGCCCAGGATATTCATGAACGCGCCAGCTCATCGCATCTGCAATATCATCAGCTGCGCGACGACTGGCGCTACAACGAAGTGCTGTTTCGTTTTCAGCGCTTGCTGAATATGCAGGCACACGCCTGCCGTCAGCTGGCTGAGAACATTTTATTACGCCAGCCCTGGCACCACGATACACACTTTGAACGTGCCTTTGAGCGGCTTGAAACCGCGCTGGCACGCTTGCAGCAAAGCGCCCCCGATGAAGCCAATATCCGAGCCCTGTTCTGGCTGCTACGCAATTTGCGCGCAATGGACGCTCAATTGGCTTCGATTGAATCAGAACAAAAGCTGGCGCAACCCGCGACCTCAAGCGATGACAACCTTTCCAGCGATGAGATAAGCGGTTGGGCCGATATCCGCTTGCGCATTAGCCGCCATCTCACCCCGACTTCAGCGCTATTCCGTCACGCAGTCAGAATGACGTTGGTGTTATGTGTCGGTTATGGCTTAATTCAATTAACCGGCTTACATCGCGGCTACTGGATTCTGCTCACCAGCCTGTTCGTCTGTCAGCCAAATTACAATGCCACGCGTCGTCGCCTCGCGCTGCGCATTGGCGGCACGTTGGCAGGGATAGCCATCGGTTTGCCGGTGTTGTGGCTGGTGCCTTCAATCGAGGGTCAGCTAATATTGATTGTCCTCAGCGGTGTGCTGTTCTTCGCCTTTCGGCAAATACAATATGCACAGGCGACATTGTTCATTACCCTGCTGGTGCTGCTGTGCTTCAACCTGCTGGGTGAAGGTTTTGAAGTCGCGCTGCCGCGTGTGCTGGATACGCTGCTGGGCTGTGGTCTGGCATGGTTGGCCGTGGCCTTTGTCTGGCCAGACTGGCAATTCCGTCAGTTACCTGCCGTAGCCGAGCGCACCCTAAATGCCAACTGTCGATACCTTGATGCCATTATGGAGCAATATCATCAGGGTAAAGATAACCGTCTGGCTTACCGTGTGGCCCGCCGCGATGCACACAACGCGGATGCAGAACTGGCCTCGGTAGTTTCCAATATGAGCAGTGAAGCCCGTTACCAACAATCATTACGGGAAAACGCCTTTCGGATGCTGTGCCTGAATCACTCCTTTCTCAGCTATATTTCGGCGCTCGGGGCGCATCGTGTTGGTCTGAGCGACCCGACGTTACTGGCGTTGCTGGATGATGCGGTATGCTTCGTTGAAGATGTTCTGCAAATTGAACGCGTCAGCGATGCTGAGGCCGACCGGATGCAGCAAGCCCTGCTGCATCGTCTGGCCGGAATGAAAGCCAGTCCGGAAACGCAGGCACCGTTAGTTTTGCAACAGCTGGGATTACTGATCGCCCTGCTGCCGGAAATTGCACGCCTGCGTCGCATCCTTGTGGCGGGTTAA
- a CDS encoding YccF domain-containing protein, with translation MRTVLNILNFVLGGVFTTLSWLLATLISIILIFTLPLTRSCWEITKLSLLPFGNEAVHIDVLRPDSKNNVMNAGGTFLNIFWLVFFGWWLCLMHISAGIVQCLTIIGILVGIANFKIAAIALWPVGRRVVSVEEAQAAREANARRRY, from the coding sequence ATGCGCACCGTGCTCAATATTCTCAACTTTGTACTGGGGGGCGTTTTTACCACCCTTAGCTGGCTGCTGGCGACCCTCATCAGCATCATTCTCATCTTCACGTTGCCGTTGACGCGCTCCTGCTGGGAGATCACCAAACTCTCGCTGCTGCCATTTGGTAATGAAGCAGTACATATCGATGTACTGCGTCCGGACAGTAAAAACAACGTCATGAACGCGGGTGGCACCTTCCTCAACATCTTCTGGCTGGTGTTTTTCGGCTGGTGGCTGTGCCTGATGCATATTTCTGCCGGCATTGTGCAATGTCTGACGATTATCGGCATCCTTGTTGGCATTGCCAATTTCAAGATTGCTGCCATCGCCTTGTGGCCAGTGGGGCGTCGCGTGGTGTCGGTGGAAGAAGCTCAGGCAGCGCGGGAAGCCAATGCCCGCCGTCGTTACTAA